CGAAGACCCACTTTACGGCCCTCACGACGCCCTTGGCGAAGTTGTCCCTGTTCTGCGCGCGGTGTACGAGCTCTATCCTTTCGCCGTCGCCGAGGAACATGACCGTATGCTCGCCCGCGACGTCGCCGCCGCGTATGGATTGGATGCCGATTTCGCCGGGCCTCCGCTCGCCTATTCTGCCGAACCTCTCGTACCTTGCCGACTGGTCGAAATCCCTGCCGAGCCCTTCGGCCGCCGCCCGCCCGAGCATTATCGCCGTGCCGCTCGGGGAATCGAGCTTGTGCTTGTGATGGGCCTCGACGATTTCGACGTCGTATTCGTCGCCGAGGGCCCTCGCGAGGAGCTTCGTGACTTCGAAGACGACGTTTACGCCGACGCTCATGTTGGGCGCAATGACGCAGGGGAACTTCCGGGAAAGCTTCTCGAGCTCTTCCTGCTCGTCCGGCGTAAACCCTGTCGTCCCTATGACCATTGCCTTGCCTTTCGAGGCCGCGTATCCGGCGTTTTCGAGCGTCGGCTTCGGAGCGGTGAAGTCGACGATGACGTCGGCCCCGGACGACGATTCGTCCATGTCGGCCGTAATCTTCACGCCGAGCTTTCCTATGCCCGCCGTGAGGCCGGCGTCCTTACCGAGCGCGGAGTGGCCCCTTATCTCGCGGGCTCCAACTATCTTTATGGATTCGTCCCGGCTTAAAAAATAAAGAATTCTCCGCCCCATTCTTCCCGCTGCGCCCATTACGGAAACTTTTAACATCAGCTGGCCGGCTGCTCCTCTTGTGTTGGTGCTTGCTGCCGCGGCGACTGCTGCTGTACAGGCGCCTGTTGCGACGGCTCACTCTGCGGCATTTCGAGGCAGTTCTTTATGCAGTTCCCGGAGGTGATCTTCCACTCCTGCTCGAAGAGGCCGAGGTCGTACTGGCTGTTCTGCGTGAGCTCGACCACCTGTCCCGTCGTCGGCGATTTTATCTTCTGGTTGAGCTCGACGACCACGATCGACGTCCTGTCGAATATCTGCGTCCCGAGTATGCGGAAGCCGAGTATGGTGAGCTGGTTATCCTTTACGGTATTCCGCATTTGTATGACATAGCCCTCTTTATCCGAGTATGGCGCGTATACGTACTGGAACGCCTTGTCGAACTTCTCGTCCTTGACGGCCTTCAGGAATTCCTCGACCACCTTCGTCGGGGAAGGCTCTATGGCCTTTCTCTCGGGGATTATGGGCTCGGCCTTCCCTCCGCACGAGAGGAGCGCCATGAATACTACCAGAATTGCGATGTGATTCCTGTAGCTCTGCATATACCGCTCTTTTTACCGCGTAATTCCGTCAATTAGAATAAGTAGTAGCGGCGGATATATCAAGAAATATTTGGTTAAGGAAATACGTACGGCGGCGGAACCGGACGTTTTATAAAGAAGGGACGCGGATGTATAATCCATGGGAATGCCGCAAAGGGACGCAGGAGCCGGGAGCATCCCGGGCCCGGTGCGGCGGCTTCCCGAGAGACAGGCCGCAGATGAGCAGTCTTAAACAGCCAAAGCCCGTGAGGCTCATAATGGGGATAATATTCGCCCCCGCCGCGAAAATAGCGGAGTGCATGGACGAGCTTGCACGCAAGTTCGGCGAGGAGGCGTACAGGAGCGCTCCCCGGCCTTTTGACGGCACGCATTACTATGAAGAAGAGATGGGAACGGGGCTTTTACGTATATTTACCGCATACGAGAGGCTCATTCCCCGCGAGACCATAAGGGACGTGAAGATATTTACAAACGAGGTGGAAAAGGTATTTTCATACGACGGCGGACGGACGATAAACATCGATCCCGGGTATATGGCAGAGGAGCATTTGATACTGGCGACGGGGAAAGGGTTTTCCCACCGCCCGTATCTCGGCGGCGGCGTTTACGCCGATTTGACGCTCATGTACGTTAAAGACGAATGGAAACCGCTCGACTGGACCTACCCTGATTACAGGAAGCCCGAGACGATGGAGCTTTTCAGGAAGCTGAGAAACGAATATTCGAAACAGCTCAAAGAGGAATACAAGCGATGAAGAGCATGACGGGGTTTGGAAAGAGCTCGGCTGTTACAGGGTACGGGAAGGTGGCGGTCGAGGCCCGCTCGGAGAATCACAGGTACCTGGACGTCAAGCTCCAGCTCCCCGATGCGCTGGCCGCGATAGAGCCCGAGCTTTCCGAAACCGTAAGGAAGCTCCTCCACAGGGGGAAGGTCAGGATAACCGTCTCGCTCGAAGGAGTGCAGAACGGTGCGCCGTCACTCAACATAGAGCTCGCGAAGCAGTTTGGAAAGAACCTCGAAAAGCTGAGAAAGGAGCTCGGCATCAAAGAGGATCTCCGCCTCGACCATTTCCTGGCCCTCCGTGAGATATTCTCCCCGCAGCAGAGGGCGAAGCCCGACGCGAAAGACGTAAAGGCCATCGAGGGGGCGCTCGCGGGCGCCATAGAGAAGCTCGACGCGGCGAGGATATCCGAGGGGAAGAAGCTCGAGAAGGACCTCATCCGGAGAATCGGCAAGATAGAGCGCCTCACGCGGTCGATAGAAAAGAAGCGGAGGGGGTTCATGGAATCGGCTTCGGCAAAGCTCAAGGAGAGGATATCGAAGGCGCTCGAAGACGTGCAGATAGACGAGGCCAAGCTCTACCAGGAAGCCGCGTTCCTTACGGAAAGGAGCGATATAACCGAGGAGCTCGTCAGGCTGAACGCCCACACGGCGAAGTTCAGGCAGACTATAAAGGACGGTGGATCCGTAGGCAGGGAGCTCGATTTTCTGCTGCAGGAGATGAACAGGGAGGCCGGCACGATTTCGGCCAAGGCCAAGGACGCCGAGGTTTCCCACATCACCATAGACCTCCGCTCGGAGCTCGAAAAGATAAGGGAGCAGATACAGAACATAGAATAGTAACGGTACAAGGGCCGTTTTCGGCCCCGGGGCAGCGGGTTGAAAGGGTTTTTTCGCTATGTTATGATTCCAATCCGCTGAATTCAGTACAAATCTACATATAAACGGTTATTCCCGAGGAGTGAATAAACATGAGTATCCTGGTCAACCAGAACAGTAAGGTCATCGTACAGGGCATTACGGGGAGCGCGGGCCTCTTTCACGCAACGCAGTGCAGGGACTACGGGACGAACGTGGTCGGCGGCGTTACGCCCGGCAAGGGGGGCACGGAGGTAGAGGGTTTCCCTGTATTCGACACTGTTTCTGACGCCGTCGAGAAAACGGGGGCGGATACGTCCCTCATTTTCGTTCCCGCCGCTTTCGCCATGGACTCGATGGTCGAGGCGATAGACGCCGGAGTCGAGCTCGTCATATGCATCACCGAAGGCGTCCCGACCCAGGACATGATAAAGGTCAAGAAATACCTCGCCGGCAAGAAGTCGAGGCTCATCGGCCCGAACTGCCCCGGGGTAATGACGCCGGGCGAGGCCAAGGTCGGCATCATGCCGGGATACATTCACATGCCGGGACGGGTCGGGATCATATCCCGGAGCGGCACGTTGACGTACGAAGCCGTCTGGCAGCTATCGAACCTCAAGATCGGCCAGTCGACGTGCGTAGGCATCGGCGGCGACCCGATAATCGGTTCCACCTTCATAGACATTCTCGGACTCTTCCAGGAAGATAAGGACACGGACGCCATAATAATGATTGGCGAGATCGGCGGCAGCGCCGAGGAAGAAGCGGCGGAGTTCATCAAGAGCAGCGTCACGAAGCCGGTAGTCGCCTTCATCGCCGGCGGCACGGCCCCCAAGGGCAAGAGGATGGGCCACGCCGGAGCTATCATCTCAGGGAGCTCCGGAAGCGCGAAGGACAAGGTAGCCGCGCTCGAAAGGGCGGGCGTCACTGTGAGCCCGAGCCCGGCCGAGATGGGCGAGACCCTGAAAAGCGCTATAGGTTAAGCCCGAGGTAGAGGTCGATATTCTCGCGGAGCCAGTTGTAGTGCTCCGTAAGCCCTTCCCTTATACCGAAGACAGGGGAGTAGTTAAAATCCCTTTCGGCCCTGGATACGTCGGCGGAGGTATGCCGCGCGTCGCCCCTTTCGGAATCCCTGTAATCGATTTTTATCTCCGCGCCCGAGATCTCTTCGATGAGGCGTATCGCGTCGATAAGCCTTATGCGCGTCCCGCCGCCTATGTTATAGCTCTCTCCGTTTACGCCCCCCGAGAATGCCCGGAGGTTCGCCTCGACCGCGTCCGAGACGAAAGTGAAGTCGCGCGTCTGCTCGCCGGTGCCGAAGACCGTTATCGAGCCGCCCGTAATTGCCGCCCTTATGAACCTGTGAAAGGCCATGTCGGGGCGCTGGCGCGGGCCGTAGACAGTGAAATACCTGAGGGAGACCACGGGAACGCCGTAGCCCTTGTAGTAGAGGGTCGCGAGGTTCTCGCCGGCGAGCTTCGTAACGCCGTAGGGCGAGACGGGCCTTAGCTGGACATCCTCCCTCGTCGGGAAGGCCTCGGCGTCGCCGTAGACGGACGAGGACGAGGCGTAGACGAACTTTTTGAGGTTCTTGTCCTTGGCGGCTTCGAGAAGGAGCTGCGTGCAGGAGATGTTGTTCCTCACGTACTCGCCGAACCTCCCGCCCCAGCTCGTCCTCACGCCGGCGATGGCGGCCTGGTGGTATACGCCTTCGACCCCGGTCAGGAGCCCATCGAGGTCGAGGCCCGAGAGGTCGCCCTCTATGAATTCGAACCCCGGCTTTCCGAGGAGGGCCTTCATGTTATTCTCTTTTATCTCGCGCGGATAAAAATCGAGAAACGAATCCACGCCGACGACGCTGTGGCCGTCGGCCACGAGCCTCTCGGCAAGATGCGAGCCAATAAATCCCGAAACCCCTGTCACAAGTATGCGCATGCAGTAAAGCGGCCTCCCGGCGGTTGCTTATTCCCCGCGTCTGCCGCCGATTGACAAAAATCCTGCGGGGAAATAGATTTGTATACAAATGAAAACCGGAATAATAATACCCCTCATTTTACTCGCGGTCACTGCGGCCCCGGTGATATCCTCGGCCATACCCCGGCCGTGCTCGGAGGGGGAGCTCCTCGAAAGCTCGGACTACGCCGTCCGGGGGACCGTGACGAAGGTCGAGTGCGGGGAGGCGCATGACTCCGGGGAGTGCAGGCCGCGCGGCGGCGAGGCCGGCTTTAAGCCGGAGATGGTGGCGAAGTGCACGGCAATGGTCTCGGTTACGAAGAGCATAAAGGGGAATTACGCACCCGGGAGCGAGGCCCCCGTGCCGTTTTTGAAGGTCGTCTCGAAGTGCGAGAACGGGAGCCACATAATACCCGGGAGCCCCAAGGCGGACCTTTCCGTAAATATGCCGGTGGTGTATTACAACTCGGACGCGTGCAGATATTCCAACCTCGAAATCCTCCCGTCCCCTACCCCCGGCCCGGACAGCGAATAGTCCTTTTTTCCGAAAAGCCGGTTATAATCCCGGAAGCGCCGTACCGGGTCATTCACATGCCGTTAAGCTCCTTCGAACTCGAAATATTCAGAAACGTACTGAGCTCGATAGCCGAGGAAATGGGCGTCGTTCTCATCCGTGCAGCCTTCTCGCCGAACATAAAGGAGAGAAGGGACCTCTCTTGCGCGATATTCAAGACGGACGGTGAAATGATAGCGCAGGCCGCGCACATCCCCGTACATCTCGGGTCGATGAGCTTCGCCGTAAGGGCCGTAATGGACGACCCCTATACGGCGCCCGGCGACGTATTCATACTGAACGACCCGTACAAGGGCGGGACGCACCTGCCCGACGTCACGTGCATAGCGCCCGTGTTCATCGATGGGAAGCTGGAATTCTACGTGGCTGCGCGCGCCCACCACGCCGACATCGGCGGCCTCACGCCGGGCTCGATGCCGCTTTCTACGTCCATAGAAGAGGAAGGGCTTTTGATCCCGCCTTCGCGGCTCTACAGGAAAGGGAGGCTTAACAGGAAGCTGTTCGGCGAAATCCTTTCGGCGACGAGGGACCCCGAGGAAAGGGAGGGCGACCTCCGGGCGCAGCTCGGCTCGCTCGAGGTCGGGGTGAAGAGGCTCGGGCACGCGGCAGAGAAATACACTCTGCGGAAGATAAAAGAGGCCGGCGACGAGCTTCTTGCGTACAGCGAGAAGATGATGAGAGAGGTCATAAGGAAGATCCCGGACGGAACTTATAAATTCAGGGACTTTCTCGACGACGACGGGGCCGGAACCGGGAACATACCGATAGAGGTTGCCGTAACCATAAAGGGCGGCGCGGCCGTCGTCGACTTTTCGGGAACGTCGAAGATGGTGAAGGGGTGCCTCAATACCCCCCTCAGCGTTACGACGGCGGCGACGGTGTACGTGTTCCAGTGCATGGCCCCGGCGGAGATGCCGCTCAATTCGGGCCCGCTGCGCGCGATAAGAATCGCCGCCGAAAAGGGGACGATACTCCACGCGCAGTACCCTGCCGCCGTCGTGGGCGGGAACACCGAGACGTCGCAGCGCGTCGTGGACGTCGTGTTCGGGGCGCTCTCGAAAGCCGCGCCCGAAAGGATACCGGCGGCGAGCGCCGGCACTATGAGCAACACGACGTTCGGCGGGGTGAATCCCGCGACCGGGAAGAAGTTCGCCTACTACGAGACCATCGCCGGCGGAATGGGCGGGAGGCTCGGGAAGGACGGCGTGAGCGCGGTGCAGACCCACATGACGAATACGCTCAATACCCCTATCGAGGCCCTCGAAAGGGAGCTCCCCGTGATGATAGATTCCTACAGCGTCAGGCGCGGGAGCGGAGGCGCCGGGCGGTACCGGGGCGGGGACGGGATAGTGAGGAAGTTCAGGTTCCTCACCGACGCCGTCCTGTCCATAATAACCGAGAGAAGAAGGCACTCTCCGTATGGCGTAGAAGGCGGAGAGAGCGGAAAGATGGGGAGGAACACGATCACGAGGCGGGGGAAGCGTAAACAGATAGCCCCGAAGGTTACGCTCGACATAAAGAAGGGGGACGTGCTCGGCATAGAAACCCCGGGGGGCGGAGGCTGGGGCAAATCTGCAAAAAGAGGCGGTGCGCGCAAATGATCGAATATCCGAAGCTTAGATACGTGGAGGCCATACCTTCGCAGGAAAACGGTAAGAAGGTCGTATACCTGAGGGATCCCCAGAACCCGGGCGGCAACGTGCTCGCCGTTTCTCCGGGCACCGTTATCGCCCTCAGCCTTTTCGACGGGGAGAAGAGCATCGGGGACATATGCGGGATTCTCTCGCAGAGGTTCGGGGGCAGCGTCGAGAGGGGAGACATAGAAAATCTCGTTTCGAAGCTCGACGAGGCGTTATTCCTCGACAGCCCGAGGTACAGGGAGCACAGAAGCGGCGTCGAGCGGGAATTCAGGGAATCGGAGGTGAGGGAGGCGGGCTTTTCAGGGCTTTCATACCCGTCTTCTGCGGCCGAGCTCGGAGAATGGTTCGGCAGGTTTCTCAGGGAGACCGGGGGCGCAAGGGAGAACGGTGGAAGAGGAAAGCTCAAGGGGATAATATCCCCCCACATAGACTACAGCCGCGGGGGCGTATCCTATGCACGGGCTTACGAGATTCTTCCCGAGAGCGGGGCGGACGTTTTTATAATCTTCGGGACGTCCCACTACGGACAGGTGGATAACCCGTTCATATTGACGAGAAAGAATTTCAGAACGCCTCTCGGTGAAGCGAAGACGAACGCCGAGATAATCGAAAGGCTCGAGGGCGCATGCGGATGGGACCTCTTCGAAGGCGAGCTCTCGCACAAGACGGAGCACTCGATAGAGTTCCAGGTCGCTTTCCTCCAGTACGTGCTCGGCGGGAAAAGGGATTTCACGATAGTCCCGGTGTTGTGCACTTCGTTTCACAGGATGGTTACGGAAGGCTCCTCGCCCTTGGAAGACGGGCGCGTGTCGAAGTTCCTCGGCGAGATGAAGGAGATCATCTCCGGGCTCGGCGATAGGGCGTTTATAATAGCCGGGGCCGACATGGCGCACGTCGGGCTCAAGTTCGGCGATAACGACAGGGTGAACGACGAGACGCTCGGCGTGATAAGGGAAAGGGACCTGGCGTCGCTCGCGTTCGGCGAGAAGATAGACGCCGAGGGTTTTTACAGGTCTATCGAATCCGAGAAAGACTGGCGGAAGATATGCGGCCTTTCGCCGATATACGCCGCGCTCTCGACGATAGAGACGAAAAGCGGCGTCCTCCTCGATTACGACCAGGCGCTCGAGCCGGACACGGGATCCGTCGTGAGTTACGCCAGCATGGGATTTTATCTCTGAACCCGTGGCCGTATAACATACGGACGAATCGTCAGGCATTATAATCTCAACGACTCGCAGACGCCGGGCGGCGCGGAAAGCCGGCCGCCCGCGGGAATTTACAGGCACCGTAATGCTGAAAGACCTTTTCATACTCGACGCGCACGAAGACATAGCGTTTCATTTGACCTATTTCGGGAGGGATTTCGTAAACCCGGAATCGCCCTGCATGATAACCCTCCCCTGGCTTAAAGAGGGGCAGGTCGGGCTCGTCTTCAACACCATATTCGTTCACCCGAAGCATAAGCCCGAAAAGACCGTCGAGTCCGCGCTGGCCCAGTTCGGCACGTACGACAGGATATACAGGGAGCACGCGGGCGAGGTGTTCCAGGTTAAAACCCCTGGCGACCTCGACGGGATAGAGCAGGGGAGCCGCATAGGGTTCCTCACGCTCATGGAGGGAGCGGACCCCGTCGAGTCACCGGAAAAGCTCCGCGAATTTTACGACAGAGGGGTCAGGATCATCGGGCTTTCCTGGAACGACAAAAACATCTATGCGTCGGGGAACGACACCGAAGAAGGGCTTTCCGAAGAAGGGAAGAGGCTCATCCAAGAGATGAACGGGCTCGGCATAACGCTCGACCTTTCCCACATAAACGAAAAGGGGTTCCGGGAAGCCATCGGGCTCACGAAGCTTATACCCATAGCGTCGCATTCGAACGCGCGGGCCGTGACCGACCACCCGAGGAATCTCAGGGACGAGCAGATAACCGCCATAGCCGAGCGCGGGGGAGTCGTCGGGCTAGTGCTGTATAACCAGTTCTTAAGGACCGGCGGGGGGACGCCGACCCTCGAAGACGTTTTTACGCACGCGGATCATATGGTGAGGCTCGTCGGC
This is a stretch of genomic DNA from Thermodesulfobacteriota bacterium. It encodes these proteins:
- the dapB gene encoding 4-hydroxy-tetrahydrodipicolinate reductase, which encodes MLKVSVMGAAGRMGRRILYFLSRDESIKIVGAREIRGHSALGKDAGLTAGIGKLGVKITADMDESSSGADVIVDFTAPKPTLENAGYAASKGKAMVIGTTGFTPDEQEELEKLSRKFPCVIAPNMSVGVNVVFEVTKLLARALGDEYDVEIVEAHHKHKLDSPSGTAIMLGRAAAEGLGRDFDQSARYERFGRIGERRPGEIGIQSIRGGDVAGEHTVMFLGDGERIELVHRAQNRDNFAKGVVRAVKWVFGKPPGPYTMKDVLGL
- a CDS encoding DUF4416 family protein encodes the protein MSSLKQPKPVRLIMGIIFAPAAKIAECMDELARKFGEEAYRSAPRPFDGTHYYEEEMGTGLLRIFTAYERLIPRETIRDVKIFTNEVEKVFSYDGGRTINIDPGYMAEEHLILATGKGFSHRPYLGGGVYADLTLMYVKDEWKPLDWTYPDYRKPETMELFRKLRNEYSKQLKEEYKR
- a CDS encoding YicC family protein encodes the protein MKSMTGFGKSSAVTGYGKVAVEARSENHRYLDVKLQLPDALAAIEPELSETVRKLLHRGKVRITVSLEGVQNGAPSLNIELAKQFGKNLEKLRKELGIKEDLRLDHFLALREIFSPQQRAKPDAKDVKAIEGALAGAIEKLDAARISEGKKLEKDLIRRIGKIERLTRSIEKKRRGFMESASAKLKERISKALEDVQIDEAKLYQEAAFLTERSDITEELVRLNAHTAKFRQTIKDGGSVGRELDFLLQEMNREAGTISAKAKDAEVSHITIDLRSELEKIREQIQNIE
- the sucD gene encoding succinate--CoA ligase subunit alpha, encoding MSILVNQNSKVIVQGITGSAGLFHATQCRDYGTNVVGGVTPGKGGTEVEGFPVFDTVSDAVEKTGADTSLIFVPAAFAMDSMVEAIDAGVELVICITEGVPTQDMIKVKKYLAGKKSRLIGPNCPGVMTPGEAKVGIMPGYIHMPGRVGIISRSGTLTYEAVWQLSNLKIGQSTCVGIGGDPIIGSTFIDILGLFQEDKDTDAIIMIGEIGGSAEEEAAEFIKSSVTKPVVAFIAGGTAPKGKRMGHAGAIISGSSGSAKDKVAALERAGVTVSPSPAEMGETLKSAIG
- a CDS encoding NAD-dependent epimerase/dehydratase family protein — its product is MRILVTGVSGFIGSHLAERLVADGHSVVGVDSFLDFYPREIKENNMKALLGKPGFEFIEGDLSGLDLDGLLTGVEGVYHQAAIAGVRTSWGGRFGEYVRNNISCTQLLLEAAKDKNLKKFVYASSSSVYGDAEAFPTREDVQLRPVSPYGVTKLAGENLATLYYKGYGVPVVSLRYFTVYGPRQRPDMAFHRFIRAAITGGSITVFGTGEQTRDFTFVSDAVEANLRAFSGGVNGESYNIGGGTRIRLIDAIRLIEEISGAEIKIDYRDSERGDARHTSADVSRAERDFNYSPVFGIREGLTEHYNWLRENIDLYLGLNL
- a CDS encoding hydantoinase B/oxoprolinase family protein; this encodes MPLSSFELEIFRNVLSSIAEEMGVVLIRAAFSPNIKERRDLSCAIFKTDGEMIAQAAHIPVHLGSMSFAVRAVMDDPYTAPGDVFILNDPYKGGTHLPDVTCIAPVFIDGKLEFYVAARAHHADIGGLTPGSMPLSTSIEEEGLLIPPSRLYRKGRLNRKLFGEILSATRDPEEREGDLRAQLGSLEVGVKRLGHAAEKYTLRKIKEAGDELLAYSEKMMREVIRKIPDGTYKFRDFLDDDGAGTGNIPIEVAVTIKGGAAVVDFSGTSKMVKGCLNTPLSVTTAATVYVFQCMAPAEMPLNSGPLRAIRIAAEKGTILHAQYPAAVVGGNTETSQRVVDVVFGALSKAAPERIPAASAGTMSNTTFGGVNPATGKKFAYYETIAGGMGGRLGKDGVSAVQTHMTNTLNTPIEALERELPVMIDSYSVRRGSGGAGRYRGGDGIVRKFRFLTDAVLSIITERRRHSPYGVEGGESGKMGRNTITRRGKRKQIAPKVTLDIKKGDVLGIETPGGGGWGKSAKRGGARK
- the amrB gene encoding AmmeMemoRadiSam system protein B, which translates into the protein MIEYPKLRYVEAIPSQENGKKVVYLRDPQNPGGNVLAVSPGTVIALSLFDGEKSIGDICGILSQRFGGSVERGDIENLVSKLDEALFLDSPRYREHRSGVEREFRESEVREAGFSGLSYPSSAAELGEWFGRFLRETGGARENGGRGKLKGIISPHIDYSRGGVSYARAYEILPESGADVFIIFGTSHYGQVDNPFILTRKNFRTPLGEAKTNAEIIERLEGACGWDLFEGELSHKTEHSIEFQVAFLQYVLGGKRDFTIVPVLCTSFHRMVTEGSSPLEDGRVSKFLGEMKEIISGLGDRAFIIAGADMAHVGLKFGDNDRVNDETLGVIRERDLASLAFGEKIDAEGFYRSIESEKDWRKICGLSPIYAALSTIETKSGVLLDYDQALEPDTGSVVSYASMGFYL
- a CDS encoding dipeptidase: MLKDLFILDAHEDIAFHLTYFGRDFVNPESPCMITLPWLKEGQVGLVFNTIFVHPKHKPEKTVESALAQFGTYDRIYREHAGEVFQVKTPGDLDGIEQGSRIGFLTLMEGADPVESPEKLREFYDRGVRIIGLSWNDKNIYASGNDTEEGLSEEGKRLIQEMNGLGITLDLSHINEKGFREAIGLTKLIPIASHSNARAVTDHPRNLRDEQITAIAERGGVVGLVLYNQFLRTGGGTPTLEDVFTHADHMVRLVGEDHVGIGSDMDGARIVDFPEELRRIADLPKIADYFLEKGYSEERVRKIMGGNFLRVMRENLRGQSLA